From the Maioricimonas rarisocia genome, one window contains:
- a CDS encoding cupin domain-containing protein → METNPACIARSPEEGRCIAIVGDLYRFLATGAETDGRYALWEAIVPPGGGPPPHTHSREVEFFQILEGEVTLLVGDETIVAGPGHFVHMPIGTRHAFRNESETTARMLIGVAPAGIEEMFFEVGVPLDSPDETPQPPTEEEIARLLATAPRYGITIEAPPP, encoded by the coding sequence ATGGAAACCAATCCGGCGTGCATCGCCCGGTCACCCGAAGAAGGTCGCTGCATCGCCATTGTCGGCGACCTCTACCGCTTCCTGGCCACGGGCGCCGAAACCGACGGTCGATACGCCCTCTGGGAAGCGATCGTGCCTCCCGGCGGCGGGCCGCCTCCGCACACACACAGCCGCGAGGTGGAGTTCTTCCAGATCCTCGAAGGGGAAGTGACACTGCTGGTCGGCGACGAGACCATCGTGGCCGGGCCAGGGCACTTCGTTCACATGCCGATCGGAACCCGGCACGCATTCCGCAATGAGTCGGAAACGACCGCCCGCATGCTGATCGGTGTGGCTCCGGCCGGCATCGAGGAAATGTTCTTCGAGGTTGGCGTGCCGCTGGACTCGCCCGACGAAACGCCGCAGCCGCCGACAGAGGAGGAAATCGCACGGCTGCTCGCCACCGCACCCCGGTACGGGATCACAATCGAAGCACCACCGCCGTAA
- a CDS encoding NAD(P)/FAD-dependent oxidoreductase — protein sequence MRIAMIGSGISGLTAAYLLHRHHEIDVFEANGYIGGHTNTVDVTLDGRDFAIDTGFIVHNDWTYPNFIRLLDELDVATQATSMGFSVRCDRTGVEYCGSSLNGLLAQRSNALRPGFYRMLRDILRFNREATAILEGAGSDATVSEYLEAHGYSDDFARLYLLPMGAAIWSCPLGTFGRFPIRFIVEFYHNHGLLSVRNRPTWRVIEGGSRSYVEQMTAGFRDRIHLNTPVDRVMRSEHGVRVCTASGEQEFDEVIFGCHSDQALRILGDATSTERSVLSAFPYNANSALLHTDASVLPRKRRAWAAWNYHISDAGSGHATVTYNMNILQRIESPHTFCVTLNEDDAIDEARVLGRFRYSHPVFTTERAAAQSRHGDVIRANRTSFCGAYWGNGFHEDGVNSALRVCREFGLCLEGRIGQDGELCDAASARPDQMAVTEVAV from the coding sequence ATGAGAATCGCGATGATCGGCTCCGGCATATCGGGACTGACCGCTGCGTATCTGCTTCACCGGCACCATGAGATCGATGTCTTCGAAGCGAACGGCTACATCGGGGGGCACACGAATACCGTTGACGTCACGCTCGATGGCCGCGACTTCGCGATCGACACCGGCTTCATCGTGCACAACGACTGGACGTATCCCAATTTCATTCGCCTGCTCGATGAACTTGACGTTGCTACGCAGGCGACTTCCATGGGGTTCAGCGTTCGTTGTGACCGGACCGGCGTCGAGTACTGCGGATCGTCGCTCAATGGGCTACTCGCACAGCGATCGAATGCCCTGCGGCCCGGCTTTTATCGGATGCTGCGGGACATTCTGCGATTCAACCGTGAGGCCACCGCAATTCTCGAGGGTGCCGGCAGCGACGCAACGGTGTCGGAGTACCTGGAGGCGCACGGCTATTCCGACGACTTCGCCCGGTTGTACCTGCTGCCGATGGGGGCGGCAATCTGGTCCTGTCCGCTGGGGACCTTCGGCCGGTTTCCCATCCGCTTTATCGTCGAGTTCTATCACAACCATGGCCTGCTCAGCGTTCGGAACCGGCCGACCTGGCGAGTGATCGAAGGGGGCTCGCGAAGCTACGTCGAGCAGATGACTGCCGGATTTCGCGATCGCATTCATCTCAACACGCCGGTTGATCGCGTGATGCGAAGCGAGCACGGCGTGCGCGTCTGCACGGCCTCTGGTGAACAGGAGTTCGATGAGGTGATCTTCGGCTGCCATTCTGACCAGGCGCTGCGGATTCTGGGTGACGCCACTTCGACCGAGCGGAGCGTGCTCTCCGCATTCCCGTACAACGCGAATTCCGCCCTGCTTCACACCGATGCGTCTGTGCTGCCGCGCAAACGACGGGCGTGGGCGGCCTGGAACTATCACATTTCCGACGCAGGTTCGGGGCATGCGACCGTCACCTACAACATGAACATCCTGCAGCGGATCGAGTCGCCGCATACGTTCTGCGTGACACTGAACGAGGATGACGCGATCGATGAAGCCCGTGTGCTGGGCCGGTTCCGCTACAGCCATCCGGTCTTCACGACCGAGCGGGCCGCAGCACAGTCCCGGCATGGCGACGTGATCCGGGCGAATCGAACGTCTTTCTGCGGTGCGTACTGGGGGAACGGTTTTCACGAGGACGGCGTGAACAGTGCGCTCCGCGTCTGTCGCGAGTTTGGCCTCTGCCTTGAAGGCCGCATCGGGCAGGACGGGGAACTCTGCGATGCCGCATCTGCCCGACCGGATCAGATGGCCGTGACAGAAGTTGCCGTTTGA
- a CDS encoding serine/threonine-protein kinase, whose protein sequence is MTTASTCPSCGSDLPADSPDGLCPDCLLSAGLEGGDSRDAVRPREITTPMPGLFVPPTPESLAAHFPQLEILESLGHGGMGAVYKARQTKLDRMVALKILRPESADDPAFAERFNREARTLARMHHPHVVAIHDFGEVNLSSTGDEEGSSRRVYYFVMEYVDGASLRDLIVEGNLKPDQCYTIVAQICEALQYAHDEHVVHRDIKPENILVDSRGRVKIADFGLAKLAARARDDFTLTGTHQVMGTPRYMAPEQMEGSHLVDHRADIYSLGVVFYEMLTGQVPAGHFEPPSRKAKVDARIDHVVLRSLARDPHRRYQNVSELKGDVATIAGSSIVNSYEQVAPAVAQVAGGPLGQYMSDYDQEMLRLDARAPAGGLMLVGALGAAFWAAMGMWFLTEFRMGSGERMTGLTGCGVAVFAGLFLICAGMKMRNLQAYELCMAGSILIILPWSPAALLGIPVGIWSIRTLGREDIKAAFVRESLRKRGLTDVAVPLPGRSSPQRPSPGAGQSVSHLSSGVTPAPFPGPSTMLDQGVAAVERLFRGK, encoded by the coding sequence ATGACCACCGCCTCAACCTGTCCCTCGTGTGGCAGCGATCTGCCTGCCGATTCCCCCGATGGTCTCTGCCCGGACTGTCTACTCTCTGCGGGCCTCGAAGGAGGCGATTCGCGTGACGCGGTTCGGCCACGCGAAATCACGACGCCGATGCCCGGACTGTTCGTTCCTCCGACTCCCGAATCGCTCGCGGCACACTTCCCGCAGCTGGAGATCCTCGAGTCGCTTGGGCATGGAGGCATGGGGGCGGTCTACAAGGCGCGGCAGACCAAGCTGGACCGGATGGTCGCGCTGAAGATCCTGCGGCCCGAGTCGGCCGACGATCCGGCCTTTGCTGAGAGGTTCAACCGTGAGGCCCGCACCCTGGCCCGCATGCATCATCCGCACGTCGTGGCGATTCACGACTTCGGCGAAGTGAACCTGTCTTCAACAGGGGATGAAGAAGGCAGTTCCCGCCGCGTGTATTACTTCGTGATGGAGTACGTCGACGGGGCGAGCCTGCGGGATCTGATCGTCGAGGGGAACCTCAAGCCGGATCAGTGCTACACGATCGTCGCCCAGATCTGCGAGGCTCTGCAGTACGCCCACGACGAGCATGTAGTCCATCGGGACATCAAGCCGGAGAACATCCTGGTCGACTCGCGCGGACGGGTGAAGATCGCCGACTTCGGTCTGGCGAAGCTGGCGGCCCGGGCCCGAGACGACTTCACGCTCACTGGCACTCATCAGGTGATGGGGACGCCCCGCTACATGGCTCCCGAACAGATGGAAGGCTCGCACTTGGTCGACCACCGGGCCGATATCTATTCGCTCGGCGTGGTCTTCTACGAGATGCTCACCGGCCAGGTGCCGGCCGGGCATTTCGAGCCGCCGTCGCGAAAGGCGAAAGTCGATGCTCGCATCGACCACGTGGTCCTGCGGTCACTGGCCCGCGACCCGCATCGGAGGTACCAGAACGTGAGTGAACTGAAGGGGGATGTTGCGACGATCGCCGGTTCGTCGATCGTGAACTCGTATGAGCAGGTGGCGCCCGCGGTCGCGCAGGTCGCCGGCGGACCGCTGGGGCAGTACATGTCCGACTACGACCAGGAGATGCTGCGGCTCGACGCAAGAGCGCCGGCCGGCGGGCTGATGCTGGTCGGGGCGCTCGGTGCCGCCTTCTGGGCTGCCATGGGGATGTGGTTTCTTACGGAGTTCCGGATGGGAAGCGGCGAGCGCATGACGGGGCTCACCGGTTGCGGCGTGGCGGTCTTCGCCGGGCTATTTCTGATCTGCGCCGGCATGAAGATGCGAAACCTGCAGGCGTACGAGCTCTGTATGGCCGGAAGTATCCTGATCATTCTGCCCTGGTCGCCGGCGGCGTTGCTGGGGATCCCGGTCGGCATCTGGTCGATCCGGACGCTGGGGCGGGAGGACATCAAGGCAGCCTTTGTTCGGGAAAGTCTGCGGAAGCGGGGACTCACTGACGTCGCGGTCCCGCTGCCCGGTCGATCGTCGCCGCAGAGACCGTCGCCGGGCGCAGGCCAGAGCGTGTCGCATCTGTCCAGCGGCGTGACGCCGGCACCGTTCCCCGGTCCGTCGACGATGCTCGACCAGGGCGTTGCGGCAGTCGAGCGGCTGTTTCGGGGGAAGTAA
- a CDS encoding LURP-one-related/scramblase family protein — MHPALHRNMFLVKEHVGMFKAANNYDVFDPETGEEILHCREPRLGPITRLLRFTDYKTMTPFDVQVTTPSGEPVLGVHRGISLFLSKVSVVDEDDEPVGGFKQKLFSIGGAFNVLGLDGQELCTLKGKWTGWDFRFEHSGQELAKVTKKWSGMGKEFFTSADNYILQISEDVPPENPLRILIMGAVFCIDMVLKEH; from the coding sequence ATGCACCCGGCACTGCACCGCAACATGTTCCTCGTGAAGGAACATGTGGGAATGTTCAAGGCGGCCAACAATTACGACGTCTTCGACCCGGAGACCGGCGAGGAGATTCTTCATTGCCGGGAGCCGCGACTCGGGCCGATCACCCGGCTGCTGCGGTTCACCGATTACAAGACGATGACGCCGTTTGACGTCCAGGTCACCACCCCGTCGGGCGAACCGGTTCTGGGGGTGCATCGGGGCATCTCGCTGTTTCTGTCGAAGGTGTCGGTCGTCGACGAGGACGACGAACCGGTCGGCGGCTTCAAGCAGAAGCTGTTTTCGATCGGCGGGGCCTTCAACGTGCTCGGACTGGACGGCCAGGAACTCTGCACGCTCAAGGGGAAGTGGACCGGCTGGGACTTCCGGTTCGAGCATTCCGGGCAGGAGCTGGCGAAAGTCACGAAAAAGTGGTCGGGCATGGGGAAGGAGTTCTTCACCAGTGCCGACAACTACATCCTGCAGATTTCCGAGGATGTCCCGCCGGAGAATCCGCTGCGGATCCTCATCATGGGCGCGGTCTTCTGCATCGACATGGTGCTGAAGGAGCACTGA
- a CDS encoding RNA polymerase sigma factor, whose translation MAAGERSTVEAERALEELCSTYWYPLYAYARRWGASRDDAADLTQEFFARLLEKQYLLAADRQKGRFRSFLLTVFKRFLSKERDRAAAQKRGGDRRQFSFDVEAGERRYLHEPAENVTPEALYERRWALTLLERVMERVRDEYASKDKRPFFEQCKPFLTGSDHAATYAEIAPRLDMTESALRVAVHRLRERYRVVLRSEIAQTISDSDSVEDELNALRAALRGTKS comes from the coding sequence GTGGCCGCAGGCGAACGGTCCACTGTCGAAGCGGAGCGGGCTCTCGAAGAACTCTGCAGCACCTACTGGTACCCGCTCTATGCGTACGCCCGCCGCTGGGGGGCGAGCCGGGACGATGCCGCGGATCTCACGCAGGAGTTTTTTGCCCGGCTGCTGGAGAAGCAGTACCTGCTGGCAGCCGACCGGCAGAAGGGGCGGTTTCGCTCGTTTCTGCTGACGGTCTTCAAGCGGTTTCTCTCGAAGGAGCGGGACCGGGCTGCCGCTCAGAAGCGGGGAGGCGACCGCCGGCAGTTCTCGTTCGACGTCGAGGCGGGTGAGCGCCGGTATCTCCACGAACCGGCCGAGAACGTCACGCCCGAAGCCCTGTATGAGCGCCGCTGGGCGCTGACGCTGCTCGAGCGGGTAATGGAGCGTGTGCGGGATGAGTACGCATCGAAAGACAAGCGGCCGTTTTTTGAGCAGTGCAAACCGTTTCTGACCGGCTCCGACCATGCCGCGACCTACGCCGAAATCGCCCCCCGTCTGGACATGACCGAATCGGCCCTGCGGGTCGCGGTTCATCGCCTGCGGGAACGGTACCGGGTCGTGCTGCGCAGCGAGATTGCACAGACCATATCGGACTCCGACTCAGTCGAAGACGAGCTGAACGCATTGCGGGCGGCCCTGCGGGGGACGAAATCCTGA
- a CDS encoding DUF1583 domain-containing protein, which translates to MHSNTDWPKNPLRSEISGRNPHRHRSRDGSRRRHLAAVALALLLMSMTSDSRAWTQDVVAAPVETAEVGAETSSEMAQRILAPLHGDEDDLDAALAALAETVDAAADGPGTFHPGMAAASGALYRSLAQRSTDEQYDLLYEWTMPKGDRQRVRLFASAVPRTVPPRAFAREIGERPRDTTFPVAEINGVRGLFSTGWVLVTAADDVGRLRRLTSELESLAGEETPGAETLLLLARLAERRGDTEEITTELNLRLESLQITPPQPYEMPPQPAMEDVVIAAAALRHDALRPLSEEMFNRLVDRAALAQETPLLPFLRVAQATAIQLNRGESGPDVLYRNRLTHWVPASAPTDREEQRGDVNGMWLVHEEHVLHLAGAGNDALLFRYPLTGTFDFVCETQEGGPMGTDGGLVYGGLNFEALGRVSELNIKDTTGRHLVKKPCPFVRHEPQATFNRVGIRFEEGQPTFLANLHPMFRDSEAALQSPWLGLRAYGMRRPVFRNLKLTGNPGIPREVMLTAGNELRGWETFFSDESLPPFAGAAVEEDFQPDWRLADGVLSADRRELEDGASRQSLLRYQRPLLDGETIRYEFYYEPDASGVHPAVGRMAFLIDTTGVRVHWITTGDLEWTGLAQDNTLLEPLNRRGPRQPPLKENDWNGVSVTRADGKVAISLNGELIYERPVDGADDSTFGLYRDPTREAAQVRNVVMTGDWPESVPEDLIETVPDDAAGPNPDRQARHAAVGETTVAANVPAVRRQAASLPADERYRFLTNWVFPVVEPTGIRLGGAFTQTDPSPVARRLDPVSHPTPYGGELVSPVFDLLAAARDLERLDQLVERVAAVGVGDDEYQQRAKTALQLMIRLEQQNSEAAAELAAELYNLVEKSSPQSTADMWPETLAVYHGIEMSDSPPEVGELLRFLFQQRDRRRPADEKPQWHLLITSLHGRMEARDSAGVQQEYPQSVVLQDWLPMQQVRAATRGVGFTPAWWGRTADGTIDHFSGHEEDWLIYRWPVRGNWSLETDIRSGAATQVLAAGHYFGPRWNRDKFEIGQFRQGGGVEQLADPLNKVDEWCRMRIDVENGSRTIHINGKRVWQDEVSVPYDPWIGVRSWRAAKAQVQAVQIAGAPELPKMVPLTWEKDLAGWMPYYEEDAGRNGAHWTFDPAAGEGGELRARHRLDLAGSHYECLLYHQRPLADGDRLEYEFYYVPGEYAVHPALDRLAFLLEESGVRLHWLTDGKYDTTPVVPDNARGVEESEATGPLPLKVDGWNHLAVSMRGDSVSLELNGVEILERELEPTNRRAFGLFHFGDRTGVRVRNIALTGDWPEDHGSGDEQELADPRLAALNARRDELTSVFTHDFVRAGLPEELFELQGENARNLIRWHFDGVRARISSTDEKWKSIQISPRFAIEGDFDLEATFDQLDVGDDGKKGVVAIQTMLEDAAQHEFRSMRGHDQSNRQFINGQVSLVYPDGHRRWFAHMTIEEATSGRLRLVRTGDRIFMLFAEGDSEVFRIVHEQQTPTDRVPPGKIGLLIGTNGGDQTSTVWKNMTLRAEKLKFLDSDASEPYRLLIMRADGTDLGTVMDPPGGFTHLGSPEFSADGKLIGLDVSRGSVSSSHVFVVKPDGTGMKDLGPGCMPSFSADGTQIVMTQSGAGIVLMDADGSNRRVIEEGGWGVQWSPDGKYLAWGQSGNIVLMDVESEERRELMTGENASRYSYTYWNLGWSHDSRSIAFKGRMRNGSGDEVAVVNIDGTPELEVLVREERYINADFSFSPDNRSVLFCMPDPKVGHQQLHLVSRDERSKPVPYKTQPQELRIVGGDWSHDGELITFPVILPPQLVDWPLPEDEMTALMEAAKPDVLPQPPQPSPASRPAENRSFLDRLFGR; encoded by the coding sequence ATGCACTCGAACACTGACTGGCCGAAGAATCCTCTCCGGAGCGAAATCTCCGGAAGGAACCCGCACCGCCACCGGTCCCGCGACGGATCGAGACGGAGGCACCTGGCGGCCGTCGCTCTGGCGCTGCTGCTGATGTCGATGACCAGCGACAGTCGGGCGTGGACTCAGGATGTTGTCGCGGCCCCGGTTGAGACAGCCGAGGTCGGTGCTGAAACTTCGAGCGAGATGGCACAGCGGATTCTGGCGCCGCTGCACGGCGACGAGGACGATCTCGACGCCGCACTTGCCGCGCTCGCGGAGACGGTGGATGCCGCAGCAGACGGGCCGGGAACTTTTCATCCGGGAATGGCGGCGGCGTCCGGCGCTCTCTATCGGAGCCTGGCGCAACGATCGACCGACGAGCAGTACGATCTGCTCTACGAGTGGACGATGCCGAAGGGGGATCGCCAGCGAGTCCGACTGTTCGCATCGGCCGTGCCTCGCACCGTTCCGCCCCGTGCTTTCGCGCGTGAGATCGGCGAACGACCACGGGATACGACGTTTCCCGTCGCCGAGATCAACGGCGTGCGGGGATTGTTCAGTACGGGCTGGGTTCTCGTGACGGCGGCCGATGATGTCGGGCGATTGCGTCGGCTGACGTCTGAACTGGAATCACTCGCTGGTGAGGAAACTCCAGGAGCTGAGACCCTGCTGCTGCTGGCACGCCTGGCTGAACGCCGGGGGGACACCGAGGAGATCACCACCGAACTCAACCTGCGTCTCGAAAGCCTCCAGATCACGCCGCCCCAGCCCTATGAGATGCCGCCACAGCCGGCGATGGAGGATGTTGTCATCGCAGCGGCGGCGCTCAGACATGACGCATTGCGACCGCTCAGTGAGGAGATGTTCAACCGACTTGTTGATCGGGCCGCGCTCGCGCAAGAGACGCCGTTGCTGCCGTTCCTGCGCGTTGCCCAAGCGACTGCGATCCAGTTGAATCGCGGTGAATCGGGGCCGGACGTGCTGTACCGCAACCGGCTCACTCACTGGGTTCCTGCATCCGCTCCGACGGACCGAGAGGAGCAGCGTGGAGACGTCAATGGCATGTGGCTCGTGCATGAAGAGCACGTGCTGCATCTGGCTGGTGCCGGCAACGATGCCCTGCTCTTCCGCTATCCGCTGACCGGCACCTTTGACTTCGTCTGCGAAACGCAGGAAGGGGGGCCGATGGGCACGGACGGCGGCCTGGTTTACGGCGGCCTGAACTTCGAAGCGCTGGGGCGCGTCAGCGAGCTCAATATCAAGGACACGACCGGCAGGCACCTGGTCAAAAAGCCGTGTCCGTTCGTTCGGCACGAGCCGCAGGCTACGTTCAACCGCGTTGGAATTCGCTTTGAAGAAGGACAGCCGACGTTTCTCGCGAATCTGCATCCGATGTTTCGCGACAGTGAGGCCGCTCTGCAGAGCCCCTGGCTCGGTCTTCGGGCGTACGGCATGCGGCGGCCGGTGTTCCGCAACCTGAAGTTGACCGGCAACCCCGGCATCCCGCGCGAAGTGATGCTGACGGCGGGCAATGAGTTGCGGGGGTGGGAAACGTTCTTCAGTGACGAGTCGCTGCCACCATTTGCCGGCGCTGCCGTCGAGGAAGACTTCCAGCCGGACTGGCGCCTCGCCGATGGCGTCCTGTCAGCCGACCGCCGCGAGCTGGAGGACGGTGCGTCGCGGCAGAGTCTGCTCCGCTATCAGCGGCCGCTGCTTGATGGGGAAACGATCCGGTACGAGTTCTACTACGAACCGGACGCAAGCGGAGTCCATCCGGCCGTGGGTCGCATGGCGTTTCTGATCGACACCACAGGCGTGCGCGTGCACTGGATCACGACGGGTGACCTCGAGTGGACGGGACTCGCGCAGGACAACACGTTGCTGGAGCCGCTGAACCGCCGCGGTCCACGCCAACCGCCGCTGAAGGAGAACGATTGGAATGGCGTGTCAGTGACGCGGGCCGATGGGAAAGTGGCGATTTCGCTCAACGGCGAACTGATCTACGAGCGCCCGGTCGACGGTGCCGATGATTCCACTTTCGGTCTGTATCGTGACCCGACCCGTGAGGCGGCACAGGTGCGAAACGTCGTGATGACAGGTGACTGGCCGGAGTCGGTGCCGGAAGATCTGATCGAGACCGTTCCCGACGATGCGGCGGGTCCGAATCCGGATCGGCAGGCCCGCCACGCAGCCGTGGGCGAAACGACCGTTGCGGCGAACGTCCCGGCAGTCCGTCGACAGGCCGCGTCGCTGCCGGCCGATGAACGTTACCGATTCCTGACGAACTGGGTTTTTCCTGTTGTCGAACCGACCGGAATTCGCCTTGGAGGAGCGTTCACGCAGACTGATCCGTCTCCCGTGGCCCGCCGGCTTGATCCGGTGTCGCATCCGACGCCGTATGGTGGCGAACTGGTTTCACCCGTCTTTGATCTGCTCGCGGCAGCACGGGATCTCGAACGTCTGGACCAACTGGTCGAACGGGTCGCTGCGGTCGGAGTTGGGGACGACGAATACCAGCAGCGGGCGAAGACGGCTTTGCAGCTGATGATTCGTCTCGAACAGCAGAACAGTGAGGCGGCTGCAGAACTGGCCGCAGAGCTCTACAACCTGGTGGAGAAGTCTTCGCCGCAGTCGACCGCCGACATGTGGCCGGAAACGCTGGCCGTCTACCACGGGATTGAGATGTCGGATTCGCCCCCGGAGGTGGGCGAACTGCTCCGGTTTCTGTTTCAGCAGCGAGACCGACGGCGGCCGGCCGATGAAAAACCGCAGTGGCATCTGCTGATTACCTCCTTGCACGGTCGCATGGAGGCACGAGACTCGGCCGGCGTCCAGCAGGAGTACCCCCAATCGGTCGTACTGCAGGACTGGTTACCAATGCAGCAGGTGCGGGCCGCGACGCGCGGTGTCGGATTCACTCCTGCGTGGTGGGGCCGCACTGCCGACGGCACGATCGATCACTTCTCCGGGCACGAAGAGGACTGGCTGATCTACCGGTGGCCGGTGCGGGGTAACTGGTCTCTCGAAACCGACATCCGCTCCGGGGCGGCGACGCAGGTGCTGGCGGCCGGACATTATTTCGGTCCGCGGTGGAACAGGGATAAGTTCGAGATTGGTCAGTTCCGCCAGGGAGGCGGTGTCGAGCAGCTCGCTGACCCGCTCAACAAGGTGGACGAGTGGTGCCGGATGAGGATCGACGTCGAAAACGGTTCGCGCACGATTCATATCAACGGCAAACGGGTCTGGCAGGATGAAGTCAGCGTCCCGTACGACCCGTGGATTGGTGTGCGCAGCTGGCGGGCTGCGAAGGCGCAGGTTCAGGCTGTGCAGATTGCGGGCGCACCCGAGTTGCCGAAGATGGTCCCGCTCACATGGGAGAAAGATCTGGCAGGCTGGATGCCCTACTACGAGGAGGACGCCGGCAGGAACGGTGCGCACTGGACGTTCGATCCGGCGGCGGGTGAAGGGGGAGAACTGCGAGCCCGGCACCGACTCGATCTGGCCGGCAGCCATTACGAGTGCCTCCTGTATCACCAGCGGCCACTCGCAGACGGAGACCGCCTCGAATACGAGTTCTACTATGTGCCGGGGGAGTACGCGGTTCATCCGGCGCTCGATCGCCTGGCGTTTCTGCTCGAAGAATCCGGCGTACGGCTCCACTGGCTGACCGACGGGAAGTACGACACCACGCCGGTGGTTCCCGATAACGCGCGCGGCGTGGAGGAGAGCGAAGCGACCGGGCCATTGCCGCTGAAGGTTGATGGCTGGAACCACCTGGCGGTTTCGATGCGAGGGGATTCCGTCAGCCTGGAATTGAACGGAGTCGAGATTCTCGAGCGGGAACTGGAGCCGACCAATCGCAGGGCATTCGGGCTGTTCCACTTCGGTGACCGGACCGGTGTGCGCGTGCGGAACATCGCCCTGACCGGAGACTGGCCTGAAGATCATGGTTCCGGCGACGAACAGGAACTGGCCGATCCGCGACTGGCCGCTCTCAACGCCCGACGGGACGAACTGACGTCCGTCTTCACGCACGATTTCGTGCGTGCGGGGTTGCCGGAAGAACTGTTCGAGCTGCAGGGGGAGAATGCCCGGAACCTGATCCGCTGGCATTTCGACGGCGTTCGCGCACGAATTTCTTCGACAGACGAAAAGTGGAAGTCGATTCAGATCTCACCGCGATTTGCGATCGAGGGGGACTTTGATCTGGAGGCGACGTTCGATCAGCTTGATGTCGGCGACGACGGGAAGAAGGGCGTGGTGGCGATCCAGACAATGCTGGAGGATGCCGCCCAGCACGAGTTCCGCTCGATGCGGGGGCATGACCAGAGCAATCGGCAATTCATCAACGGGCAGGTCTCTCTTGTCTATCCCGACGGTCACCGTCGCTGGTTCGCTCACATGACAATTGAAGAGGCGACTTCCGGTCGTCTGCGACTCGTACGCACGGGGGACCGCATCTTCATGCTGTTCGCGGAAGGGGATTCGGAGGTCTTTCGCATCGTTCATGAGCAGCAGACCCCGACAGACCGCGTTCCGCCGGGAAAGATCGGGCTGTTGATCGGTACCAATGGAGGCGATCAGACCAGCACCGTCTGGAAGAACATGACACTGCGGGCTGAGAAGCTGAAGTTTCTGGATTCCGATGCGTCGGAACCGTACCGCCTGCTCATCATGCGGGCCGACGGAACCGACCTCGGCACCGTCATGGACCCGCCGGGTGGATTCACTCATCTGGGATCGCCGGAGTTCTCTGCAGACGGCAAGCTGATCGGACTGGACGTCTCCCGAGGATCGGTCTCCAGCTCGCATGTCTTCGTGGTAAAGCCGGACGGCACCGGCATGAAGGATCTTGGCCCGGGATGCATGCCGAGCTTCTCGGCGGATGGCACGCAGATCGTCATGACGCAGAGCGGTGCAGGCATCGTGTTGATGGACGCCGACGGCTCGAACCGCCGGGTGATCGAAGAGGGAGGCTGGGGCGTCCAGTGGTCTCCCGACGGCAAGTACCTGGCGTGGGGACAGTCGGGCAACATCGTGCTGATGGACGTCGAGTCAGAAGAGCGCCGCGAACTGATGACCGGCGAAAACGCGTCACGCTACTCGTACACCTACTGGAACCTCGGCTGGTCGCACGACAGCCGCTCGATCGCCTTCAAGGGACGCATGCGAAACGGCAGCGGAGACGAAGTCGCCGTCGTCAACATCGACGGGACACCCGAGCTGGAAGTCCTCGTGCGGGAAGAGCGGTACATCAATGCCGACTTCAGTTTCTCGCCGGACAACCGGAGTGTCCTGTTCTGCATGCCGGACCCAAAGGTGGGGCACCAGCAACTGCATCTGGTGAGTCGGGACGAACGCAGCAAGCCGGTTCCCTACAAAACGCAGCCGCAGGAGTTGCGCATCGTGGGAGGAGACTGGTCCCACGACGGTGAGTTGATCACGTTCCCGGTCATCCTGCCGCCACAACTGGTCGACTGGCCTTTGCCGGAAGACGAGATGACCGCACTGATGGAAGCTGCAAAACCGGACGTTCTGCCGCAGCCTCCACAGCCGTCGCCTGCCAGCCGGCCGGCGGAGAACCGCAGTTTTCTCGATCGACTGTTCGGGCGATGA